The following is a genomic window from Bordetella petrii.
CGGGCTCTCACCCGCCTTGCTCCAGGTTTACACCTGGCCTCGTTCCGCTAGCGAAGTGGTGTTCTGCCCGGTCACGATAATGTGATCCACCAAACGAACATCAACCAACGCCAAAGCATGTTTTAAGTGCCGCGTCAGTGCCAAATCGGCTTCGCTGGGTTCAGGTATACCGCTGGGATGGTTATGAGACATGATGATGGCAGCAGCATCTAGGCGAAGCGCCGTTTTTACGATTTCGCGCGGATATACGCTGGCCTGCGTCAGCGTGCCATGGCTCATTTCCATGTAACGGATCACCTTAAACTGGCTGTTCAAGTACAGTACAGCGGCGACCTCGTGTCCCATGCCCGATAGTTTGGCCTGAAAATAGTGTTTGACGGCGTTCGGGTTTCCCATGTCTGCCCGGTCACCGATCAAACTTTCAGCGGCGACCCTGGCGGCGGCCAATACGTGCGAATCGGTCGCGGCCTGATACCGACCCGAGGGGCTACGCACATAAAGCGTCTGCCCTGCGTTCATGTTGTCATAGCCCAAAGCTGCATTGTGGTTAACGTGTTCCATAGTCCTATCCCTTCAAAAACCGGTTTGTTTTCCTGCTGACCGGGGCCGAAGATTCCGAGCCTGATCGTAGGTTTTCGGCGTTCGCAGTAATACGGTTCCTGCGGGGTTGCCGCCGTTGCCGTGAGTTCGTCGCCTTGCCGTGCTGAACTGCTGGCCGGGGCTGATGAACAGGACCGTGGAATATATGGAGGGGACCCGCCTAGCGGGGAGGACGCCGTTTATGCCGCGAAAGCCAGGGCAGCGGGCACGGTTGGCGGTACAGTCGGTGTTTTGGGCGGCGCACTCATGGCAACGGGAACTGACGGCCCGATATGCACTGATTGCGAATGCTGGCCCGCGCGGCGAGCGCCACCATCGGCCAACGGCGATCTAATTGAGCCCGCGGGGTATCGCGCTGGGAAGCTGGTGGGCCTATTACGAGCTGGGCTGGGGTGGTTGGTGGTTCTGGGATCCTGTGGAGAACTCGTCATTTATTCCATGGCTGGTGGGCACGGCATTGATTCACTCCCTGGCTGTAACCGAAAAGCGCAACAGCTTCAAAAGCTGGACAGTGCTTCTTGCTATCAGCACCTTTTCACTTTCATTGTTTGGCGCCTTTCTGGTGCGTTCCGGCGTGCTCACGTCCGTACACGCTTTTGCCACCGATCCACGCCGGGGCGTATTCATCCTGATGCTTTTCACTGTGGTGACGGGTTCGTCATTGCTTTTGTTTGCACTACGTGCGCCCAAGGTCGGTATGGGAGGCCGGTTCGCGTTGATATCGCGCGAATCTTTCTTGTTGGTGAATAACATTCTGCTGACGGTAGCCGCCGGTGCCGTCGTTCTTGGGACCGTGTATCCCCTTGTTCTTGATGCGCTCGGACTAGGTAAGCTGTCTGTTGGACCACCCTACTTTAATTCGGTCTTCGTGCCTTTAATGATGCCGGCATTGCTGCTTATGGCTGTGGGTCCTATAGCCAACTGGAAGACAGCAAAAACAAGCGCTTTGATAAAGCAGCTGTATTCGCCCGCTTCGGTCGCACTGTTAGCCGGCGTGGGCGTGCCATTTCTGTTCGAGCACTGGACGGTGTCAGCAGCGTTGGGGGTGGCCTTGGCCTCCTGGATCGCTGCCGCAGTCATTATCGGCGTTGTTCAACGTATGCGAGCAACGCGCAGTGGTCTGCTGGCCCAGCCGCGTAGTTGGCTCGGCATGCATTTGGCACACTTGGGAATCGCCGTATTCGTCGCGGGAGTAACGCTGGTTACAAGCTATGAAACCGAACAGGACCTGCGCATGATGCCTGACAATACCGTGTCGGCAGGCGGCTACGAGCTGACGTTCAAGGGTGTCAGCAAGGTCCTGGGACCGAATTACGAGGCAGAGGTAGGTGAAGTTTTTCTTTCACGAAATGGGCAGTTTCTACGTTCCCTCCACCCCGAGAAGCGTGATTACTTCTCATCGGATATGCCGTTGACGGAAGCGGCGATTGACGCCAATGGCCTGCGGCATCTGTACGTTTCGTTAGGCGAGCCACTTGGCGACGGGGCCTGGAGCGTGCGTGTTTACTATAAGCCATTCGTTGACTGGATCTGGATCGGCAGCATTTTGATGGCTTTAGGCGGGCTATTAGCCATTAGTGATCGTCGTTATCGCCTTAAGCGTCGCCAACGAAGCGCTGCCTTGGCCGCTAAAGGAAGGGCATGAGGAGTCGCTTTGTATGGCCGTTGATCGGTTTCATTGTGCTGGTCGGCTTCCTGGCTTTTGGCTTGACCCTGAAGCCCAGTGAAGTACCTTCACCCTTAATCGACAAGCTCGCACCCGATTTCACGCTGCCAAGACTGGCAGCTCCCGAACACGCCTTCTCGCCCCGGTCCATGCAAGGCAAAGTATGGTTGTTGAATGTTTGGGCATCTTGGTGCTACCCCTGTCTTGAAGAACATCCCGTCATTACAGATCTGGCCACCACGCATGCTTTGCCTATCGTTGGCCTCAACTACAAAGACATCCCCGCAGACGCAATTTCGTGGTTAGAGCGCAATGGCAATGCCTTTGAGTCCGTCGTATCCGACCAGCAAGGAGCCGTGGGTATCGACTATGGCGTCTATGGCGTACCCGAAACGTACGTTATCGATAAAGAGGGTTTCATCCGCTACAAACATATCGGCGCACTCAGCTACAGCGAGGCACGCGACACCATCTTGCCCTTGGTACGGGAGCTTCAGAAATGATGCGGCTGTGG
Proteins encoded in this region:
- a CDS encoding JAB domain-containing protein — encoded protein: MEHVNHNAALGYDNMNAGQTLYVRSPSGRYQAATDSHVLAAARVAAESLIGDRADMGNPNAVKHYFQAKLSGMGHEVAAVLYLNSQFKVIRYMEMSHGTLTQASVYPREIVKTALRLDAAAIIMSHNHPSGIPEPSEADLALTRHLKHALALVDVRLVDHIIVTGQNTTSLAERGQV
- a CDS encoding DsbE family thiol:disulfide interchange protein; its protein translation is MRSRFVWPLIGFIVLVGFLAFGLTLKPSEVPSPLIDKLAPDFTLPRLAAPEHAFSPRSMQGKVWLLNVWASWCYPCLEEHPVITDLATTHALPIVGLNYKDIPADAISWLERNGNAFESVVSDQQGAVGIDYGVYGVPETYVIDKEGFIRYKHIGALSYSEARDTILPLVRELQK